One window from the genome of Desulforhopalus sp. encodes:
- the rpsE gene encoding 30S ribosomal protein S5, protein MSDFKRSKSVATEELIEKIVFINRVAKVVKGGRRFSFSAIIVVGDGNGKVGYGLGKANQVPEAIRKGVEQARKSMSSISLTETTIPHQIVGKFGSGKVLLKPASAGTGLIAGGPVRAVLEAAGVSNILTKCLGSHNPHNMVKATLAGLMELRTAKNIADLRGKSLEEMSV, encoded by the coding sequence TTGTCTGATTTTAAACGTTCCAAAAGTGTGGCTACTGAGGAGCTGATAGAGAAGATTGTTTTCATTAACCGTGTAGCTAAAGTGGTTAAAGGCGGCAGAAGATTTAGCTTTAGTGCAATTATCGTTGTTGGAGATGGCAACGGTAAGGTTGGATATGGCTTAGGAAAAGCCAATCAAGTACCAGAAGCAATACGGAAAGGTGTTGAGCAAGCGCGGAAGAGTATGTCTTCTATCTCATTAACTGAAACGACAATTCCTCATCAGATAGTAGGAAAATTTGGATCGGGGAAAGTGCTTCTCAAACCTGCTTCGGCTGGCACAGGGTTAATTGCTGGTGGGCCGGTTCGTGCTGTTCTTGAGGCAGCTGGTGTTTCAAATATTCTTACAAAATGTCTCGGTTCACATAATCCACATAATATGGTTAAGGCAACCTTAGCTGGATTAATGGAATTACGAACTGCAAAGAATATCGCAGATTTGCGTGGAAAAAGCTTAGAAGAAATGTCTGTTTAA
- the rplN gene encoding 50S ribosomal protein L14, producing MIQTETVLNVADNSGAKKVLCIRVLGGTGKRYATIGDVIVVTVKEAIPNAKVKKGDVMKAVIVRTKKEIKRADDTWVRFDDNAAVMLASSGEPVGTRIFGPVARELRNQGFMKIISLAPEAL from the coding sequence ATGATTCAAACAGAGACAGTGCTTAATGTGGCTGATAATTCCGGAGCTAAAAAGGTACTCTGTATTAGAGTTCTTGGTGGTACCGGTAAAAGATATGCAACTATTGGAGATGTAATAGTTGTAACTGTGAAGGAAGCGATTCCCAACGCAAAGGTAAAGAAAGGTGACGTCATGAAAGCCGTCATTGTTCGAACTAAAAAAGAAATAAAACGGGCTGATGACACTTGGGTAAGGTTTGATGACAACGCTGCTGTTATGCTTGCTTCCTCTGGCGAACCAGTAGGGACACGTATTTTCGGGCCAGTCGCAAGAGAGTTAAGAAATCAGGGTTTTATGAAAATCATCTCTTTAGCGCCTGAGGCACTTTAG
- the map gene encoding type I methionyl aminopeptidase: MFSSKTEERNFQNIVLKTADEIIVMQEANQIVAEILSIVERSVDIGITTWDLDKIAEDHCYKYGAVPAFKGYRGFPGSLCLSVNEEVVHGIPSRKKKLKKGDIVSVDFGVCYKGYFGDSAITIPVGGISDDVNKLIEVTRQSLYKGIEKVVVGNRISDVSKAIQDYVEGHGFSVVRQFVGHGIGKALHEPPEIPNFYQGERTIRLLAGMVLAIEPMVNIGTHRVKVLRDGWTVVTSDRKPSAHFEHSVAVTESGPLILSSGKTDGN; this comes from the coding sequence GTGTTTTCTTCAAAAACGGAAGAGAGAAATTTCCAAAATATCGTTCTTAAAACTGCTGATGAAATTATCGTTATGCAGGAGGCCAACCAGATTGTTGCTGAAATCCTATCAATTGTTGAAAGAAGCGTTGATATTGGGATTACGACTTGGGATCTTGATAAGATTGCAGAAGATCATTGTTATAAGTATGGTGCAGTACCCGCATTCAAAGGCTACCGTGGCTTTCCTGGGAGCTTGTGTCTATCTGTAAATGAAGAGGTCGTTCATGGCATCCCTTCGAGGAAAAAGAAATTAAAGAAGGGGGATATTGTCTCCGTTGATTTTGGTGTGTGCTATAAAGGATACTTTGGAGATTCGGCTATTACGATTCCTGTCGGGGGCATAAGTGACGATGTCAATAAATTGATTGAAGTGACACGGCAGTCCCTTTATAAGGGCATAGAAAAAGTGGTTGTAGGTAACAGAATTAGCGATGTTTCAAAGGCGATACAAGACTATGTCGAAGGACATGGTTTTTCTGTGGTAAGGCAGTTTGTTGGGCACGGAATTGGAAAGGCTCTGCACGAACCACCCGAAATTCCAAATTTTTATCAGGGCGAAAGAACAATACGGTTGCTGGCCGGAATGGTTCTAGCTATCGAGCCCATGGTTAACATTGGTACACATAGGGTAAAAGTACTGAGGGATGGCTGGACTGTAGTGACGAGTGATAGAAAGCCGTCCGCACATTTTGAGCATTCGGTTGCGGTCACAGAGTCTGGCCCACTTATTCTTAGCTCTGGGAAAACCGATGGCAACTGA
- the secY gene encoding preprotein translocase subunit SecY translates to MSGLQSAANIPELRRRVLFTIIMLAVYRIGVQIPTPGINGEALAAFFSQKAGTLFGMFNMFSGGALENFSIFALGIMPYISSSIIIQLLTVVIPQLEALKKEGQSGQRKITQYTRYGTVLLSIIQGTFIAVGLQGMAGPGGEAIVLNPGLQFKLMTVLTLTSGTAFIMWLGEQMTERGIGNGISLIIFAGIVAGIPSAIVNSMQLIKAGEIALFFVPFLILFMFIIVALIVFCETAQRRIPIQYAKRVVGKRVYGGQSSHLPLKINISGVIPPIFASSIMMFPATIGSFIQIDWVQRASAAMSPGTIYYYMFFVGMIVFFCFFYTAVTFKPDDVAENLKKHGGFIPGIRPGKKTAEFIDKVLTRLTVVGAVYLSSVCILPTILVSKFNIPFYFGGTALLIVVGVAIDTIAQIESHLHMRNYEGFMKQGKIKGRR, encoded by the coding sequence ATGAGTGGATTGCAGAGTGCTGCAAATATTCCTGAGCTGCGTAGACGTGTATTGTTCACGATTATAATGCTAGCAGTCTATAGAATCGGTGTTCAAATTCCCACACCAGGCATAAATGGTGAAGCCTTAGCCGCTTTTTTCTCACAAAAAGCCGGAACTTTGTTTGGGATGTTTAACATGTTTTCTGGAGGCGCATTAGAGAACTTTTCAATCTTCGCACTTGGGATAATGCCTTACATAAGCTCATCGATCATTATCCAGCTATTGACAGTTGTTATTCCTCAGCTTGAGGCTTTAAAAAAAGAGGGTCAATCAGGTCAAAGGAAAATAACACAGTATACGAGGTATGGAACTGTACTGCTGAGTATTATACAGGGAACATTTATTGCTGTAGGCTTGCAGGGGATGGCAGGACCGGGAGGAGAAGCGATCGTCCTCAATCCCGGATTACAATTCAAACTGATGACAGTGCTTACCTTGACTTCAGGTACTGCCTTTATCATGTGGCTTGGTGAGCAAATGACAGAAAGGGGTATTGGCAATGGCATTTCTTTAATAATCTTTGCAGGAATTGTAGCTGGTATTCCTTCAGCCATTGTTAACTCAATGCAGCTTATTAAAGCCGGAGAAATTGCATTATTCTTTGTTCCGTTCCTCATTCTTTTTATGTTCATCATTGTAGCGCTAATTGTTTTCTGTGAAACTGCTCAAAGAAGAATTCCAATTCAATACGCGAAAAGAGTTGTTGGGAAAAGGGTATATGGTGGGCAAAGCTCTCACCTGCCACTCAAAATCAACATTTCTGGTGTTATACCACCTATTTTTGCGTCTTCAATTATGATGTTCCCAGCTACTATTGGAAGCTTCATTCAGATAGATTGGGTACAGAGAGCTTCTGCCGCTATGTCGCCAGGGACGATCTACTATTATATGTTTTTTGTAGGTATGATTGTGTTCTTTTGTTTCTTTTATACTGCTGTAACGTTTAAACCGGATGATGTAGCGGAAAATCTTAAGAAACATGGTGGGTTTATTCCGGGAATACGGCCAGGGAAGAAAACGGCAGAATTTATAGATAAGGTTCTCACAAGGCTTACTGTTGTCGGAGCGGTTTATTTGAGTTCTGTTTGTATTTTGCCAACGATACTGGTTTCGAAATTCAATATTCCGTTCTATTTTGGTGGCACTGCGTTACTGATTGTTGTCGGAGTGGCAATAGATACAATAGCACAGATAGAATCACACCTTCACATGCGTAATTATGAAGGGTTTATGAAGCAAGGTAAAATTAAAGGACGTAGGTAG
- the infA gene encoding translation initiation factor IF-1 codes for MAKEEAIEVEGTIIEPLPNAMFRVELDNGHKVLAHISGKMRMHFIKILPGDRVTIELSPYDLNRGRVTFRAKTAKKKK; via the coding sequence ATGGCAAAAGAAGAAGCAATTGAAGTTGAAGGCACCATTATAGAACCATTGCCAAACGCAATGTTCCGTGTTGAGTTAGATAATGGACACAAGGTGCTCGCACATATTTCCGGGAAGATGCGTATGCATTTTATTAAGATACTGCCAGGAGACAGAGTAACAATTGAACTCTCTCCATATGATTTAAATCGGGGAAGGGTAACGTTTCGGGCAAAAACCGCTAAAAAGAAAAAATAG
- the rplO gene encoding 50S ribosomal protein L15, with amino-acid sequence MLTLANLSPQVGSKKQRKRLGRGPGSGHGKTAGRGHKGFKARSGSGVKPGFEGGQMPLQRRLPKRGFTNIFKKQFVLVSLSQLNSLDSESIVTIDTLIAAKIVDHGVNVKVLANGELTKPLKIQIGKISESAKAKIIAAGGTVISEKSVA; translated from the coding sequence ATGTTGACCTTAGCTAACCTATCTCCCCAAGTTGGATCAAAAAAGCAGCGGAAACGTCTAGGTCGGGGGCCAGGGAGCGGACATGGTAAGACCGCCGGTCGAGGGCACAAAGGTTTTAAGGCGAGATCTGGATCGGGAGTCAAACCTGGTTTTGAGGGAGGACAAATGCCGCTACAAAGGCGTCTTCCCAAACGTGGTTTTACGAATATTTTTAAGAAGCAATTCGTATTGGTTTCACTTAGTCAACTCAACTCACTGGATTCAGAGAGTATTGTTACTATAGATACCCTAATAGCTGCCAAGATAGTTGATCACGGTGTTAATGTTAAGGTGCTAGCAAATGGTGAGCTAACCAAACCTCTTAAAATTCAAATTGGAAAAATAAGTGAATCAGCAAAAGCAAAAATCATAGCAGCTGGCGGCACTGTAATCAGTGAGAAATCAGTTGCATAG
- the rpmJ gene encoding 50S ribosomal protein L36: MKVRASVKKICSDCKIFKRNGIVRVSCKVKKHKQRQG, from the coding sequence ATGAAAGTACGCGCATCGGTAAAAAAAATCTGTAGTGACTGTAAGATATTTAAGCGTAATGGTATTGTTCGCGTATCCTGCAAAGTAAAAAAACATAAACAGAGGCAGGGATAA
- a CDS encoding type Z 30S ribosomal protein S14, which translates to MAKKSIIAKAQRKQKFSVRQYNRCPLCGRPRAFIRKFGVCRICFRKLASSGEITGVTKSSW; encoded by the coding sequence TTGGCTAAGAAATCCATAATTGCAAAAGCACAGAGGAAACAAAAGTTTTCAGTGAGACAATACAATAGATGCCCACTTTGTGGACGACCGAGGGCATTTATTCGGAAATTTGGTGTCTGCAGGATTTGCTTTCGTAAACTTGCGTCAAGTGGTGAGATAACTGGAGTTACAAAGTCCAGTTGGTAA
- the rplR gene encoding 50S ribosomal protein L18 encodes MAKTNPSTIARAKRVRRIRKKISGTSERPRLRVFKSNKHIYAQLIDDVAGHTLVSMSTVDKQFDLGEEKGKSAAAKKVGIDLAARAKAFGISKVTFDRGGSVYHGRVKSLSEGAREGGLDF; translated from the coding sequence ATGGCTAAGACAAATCCATCGACAATTGCAAGGGCAAAGCGAGTCAGAAGAATCAGGAAGAAAATCTCTGGTACGAGCGAACGGCCTAGATTGCGTGTCTTCAAAAGTAACAAACATATATATGCACAACTTATTGATGATGTGGCTGGACATACACTTGTGTCGATGTCTACTGTCGATAAGCAGTTTGATTTGGGTGAAGAAAAAGGTAAATCTGCCGCTGCCAAGAAAGTAGGCATTGACCTTGCTGCGAGAGCTAAAGCTTTTGGGATTAGTAAAGTTACCTTTGATCGTGGTGGTTCAGTGTATCATGGCAGAGTAAAGTCGCTTTCTGAAGGTGCTCGTGAAGGCGGTCTTGATTTTTAA
- the rplE gene encoding 50S ribosomal protein L5 — protein sequence MGALREMYINECVPALREEFGYTNVMEIPQIKKIVLNMGLGEAVQNPKIVEGAANELTMIAGQKAVITKAKKSIATFKLRVGMPIGCCVTLRGEKMYNFYSKLVNIALPRVRDFRGLSSKGFDGRGNFSMGIQEEIIFPEIDYDKIDKIKGLNITIVTTAKTDAEGAFLLKLMGMPFKK from the coding sequence ATGGGTGCACTTAGAGAAATGTATATTAATGAGTGCGTACCTGCACTCAGAGAGGAGTTTGGCTATACAAACGTCATGGAAATTCCTCAAATTAAGAAAATTGTTCTCAATATGGGATTAGGTGAGGCTGTACAAAATCCTAAAATTGTTGAAGGTGCAGCTAATGAACTCACCATGATTGCTGGGCAAAAAGCTGTGATTACCAAGGCAAAAAAATCGATTGCAACCTTCAAGTTAAGAGTAGGCATGCCTATCGGTTGCTGCGTTACTCTTCGCGGCGAAAAAATGTATAATTTTTATAGCAAATTAGTAAATATTGCTTTGCCTCGTGTTCGTGACTTTCGAGGATTGTCGTCCAAAGGTTTTGATGGTAGAGGTAATTTTTCTATGGGGATACAGGAAGAGATTATTTTCCCAGAAATAGATTACGACAAAATTGATAAGATCAAAGGTCTAAATATAACTATAGTAACCACGGCAAAAACAGACGCAGAGGGGGCTTTTCTTCTTAAGCTGATGGGTATGCCATTCAAGAAATAG
- the rplF gene encoding 50S ribosomal protein L6: MSRIGKQPIPVPNGVTIALVGQQIMVTGAKGSLSRTVNSEIEIELQENVVNVKTRTDSPKVNAFRGLTRTLINNMIVGVAEGFQKVLMIEGVGYKASVDGSVLTLNVGYSSPKDYSLPKDVLATVEGNTKIVLQSIDKELLGLTASKIRQIRKPEPYKGKGIRYENEHIVRKVGKSGTK; encoded by the coding sequence ATGTCTCGAATTGGAAAACAACCCATTCCGGTTCCAAACGGAGTGACAATTGCCCTTGTTGGGCAACAGATTATGGTAACAGGAGCGAAAGGTAGTTTGAGCCGCACTGTGAATTCCGAAATAGAAATCGAGCTTCAGGAAAACGTAGTTAACGTTAAGACTCGAACTGATAGCCCTAAAGTTAACGCGTTTAGGGGGCTTACGCGAACTCTGATTAATAATATGATTGTTGGTGTTGCCGAAGGATTTCAGAAAGTTCTTATGATTGAAGGAGTCGGATATAAAGCGAGTGTGGATGGGTCTGTGCTTACATTAAATGTAGGATACTCAAGCCCCAAAGACTACTCTCTTCCGAAAGATGTGTTGGCTACAGTCGAAGGTAACACAAAAATTGTCCTCCAGTCTATCGATAAGGAATTGCTTGGCCTCACTGCTTCTAAGATTCGACAGATTCGCAAACCTGAGCCTTATAAAGGTAAAGGCATCAGATATGAAAATGAGCATATCGTTAGGAAAGTCGGCAAATCAGGTACCAAATAG
- the rpsH gene encoding 30S ribosomal protein S8: protein MSMSDPLADMLTRLRNAVMVKFDSVEMPLSTVKKDVAKVLKDEGYIRDFRVKNDLVQGTLTIDLKYGPKKESVITGLKRISKPGQRKYTKVDDLPKVLNGLGIAIISTSKGVVTDKQARALNTGGEIICEVW from the coding sequence ATGTCAATGAGCGATCCACTGGCAGACATGCTGACCAGATTAAGAAATGCAGTAATGGTGAAGTTTGATTCAGTAGAGATGCCTTTGTCTACTGTGAAAAAAGATGTTGCTAAGGTGCTTAAAGACGAGGGGTATATTCGTGATTTTCGGGTCAAGAATGATCTAGTTCAAGGTACTTTAACGATTGATCTTAAGTATGGGCCTAAAAAAGAATCGGTAATAACTGGTTTAAAAAGAATAAGCAAACCTGGCCAACGGAAGTACACTAAAGTCGACGATCTTCCGAAAGTATTGAATGGACTTGGAATTGCAATTATCTCCACATCAAAGGGAGTGGTTACGGATAAGCAGGCTAGAGCTCTGAATACTGGTGGGGAAATAATTTGTGAGGTCTGGTAG
- the rpmD gene encoding 50S ribosomal protein L30 produces MSDTITITLVKSGIGGTERVNATLTGLGLTKLNKTVTRTDTPAIRGMIRKVSHLVRIEEN; encoded by the coding sequence ATGTCTGATACTATTACTATTACCCTTGTTAAAAGTGGCATTGGTGGTACAGAGAGGGTCAATGCAACCTTAACCGGACTTGGGCTCACTAAATTGAACAAGACAGTGACAAGAACGGATACTCCTGCAATTCGAGGAATGATTAGAAAAGTATCGCATCTTGTGCGTATAGAGGAGAATTAA
- the rplX gene encoding 50S ribosomal protein L24: MRQGKTYLKKNDQVEVITGKDKGRVGKVLKVLKDEDKALVERINMIKKHTKPREMNQQGQIVEKEALIHVSNLQLICPECTKTGRIGKKILDDGTKIRCCKNCGATIESKSKAK, translated from the coding sequence ATGAGACAGGGCAAAACATACCTGAAAAAAAATGATCAGGTGGAAGTCATAACAGGAAAAGATAAGGGTCGGGTTGGCAAGGTTCTCAAAGTCTTGAAAGATGAAGATAAGGCTTTGGTAGAGCGGATAAATATGATCAAGAAGCACACCAAACCTCGAGAGATGAACCAGCAAGGGCAGATTGTCGAGAAAGAAGCGCTTATTCATGTTTCCAACCTTCAGCTTATCTGTCCTGAATGTACTAAAACAGGTCGAATCGGAAAGAAAATTCTTGACGACGGTACAAAGATTAGATGTTGCAAAAATTGTGGTGCCACAATCGAAAGCAAAAGCAAGGCAAAGTAG